Proteins encoded within one genomic window of Citrobacter amalonaticus Y19:
- a CDS encoding sugar porter family MFS transporter → MSQTLSSTVAPKNRYVQITGFLAALGGLLFGLDVGVIAGALPFIEKEFLVSDHTLEWIVSALLGGAAIGALLAGCFSPALGRKKVLLFSAVIFLLGALFCAFAWSPGSLILARFVLGLAVGGASFTAPVYISEVAPRQYRGAMISVYQLMVTIGILCAFLSNTALSYSGSWRWMLGVIAIPAALFLIGTALLPESPRWLLMRKREVEAKLILLKLRNSESIVADEISEINEQLRVPQQGWSLFKSNSNFRRSVCLGILLQVMQQLTGINVIIYYAPRVFELAGYSDTTMQMWGTVIVGVTNVLATFIAVGFIDRWGRKPILYIGFLVMAAGLGILGYLFESGHTVSGAIILSALEQKVAVLSLLGFIVGFAMSAGPLVWTLCAEIQPIKGRDFGITISTITNWVVNMMVGATFLTLLNTLGGGQTFMLYAAMNLFFIILVALYVPETKGESLENIEKRLLEGVALRKLGR, encoded by the coding sequence ATGAGTCAAACCCTGAGTAGTACAGTTGCGCCTAAAAATCGCTACGTGCAAATTACTGGCTTTCTTGCAGCATTAGGAGGCCTTTTATTCGGCCTTGATGTCGGCGTTATTGCCGGGGCTTTACCCTTTATAGAGAAGGAGTTTCTTGTTAGCGATCACACGCTTGAATGGATAGTCAGCGCATTGCTGGGCGGAGCGGCCATTGGCGCATTGCTTGCTGGTTGTTTCTCACCCGCTTTGGGTCGCAAAAAAGTATTGCTCTTCTCAGCAGTCATTTTTCTACTCGGCGCTCTCTTCTGCGCGTTCGCCTGGTCTCCCGGTTCACTGATTTTAGCCCGATTCGTGCTAGGGCTCGCCGTCGGAGGGGCATCATTTACGGCTCCCGTGTACATATCAGAAGTCGCCCCCCGTCAGTATCGGGGCGCCATGATTTCCGTTTATCAGTTAATGGTCACCATCGGCATTCTCTGCGCATTTTTGTCTAATACTGCCCTGAGCTATTCTGGAAGCTGGCGATGGATGCTGGGTGTTATCGCTATCCCAGCAGCATTGTTCCTGATAGGCACCGCTCTATTACCTGAAAGTCCACGCTGGCTACTGATGCGCAAGCGAGAGGTAGAAGCGAAATTGATCCTGCTTAAGCTTCGCAACAGTGAGAGTATTGTTGCAGATGAAATCAGTGAAATTAACGAGCAACTACGCGTTCCACAGCAGGGCTGGTCGCTATTCAAGTCAAACAGCAATTTCCGCCGTTCGGTATGTCTGGGTATTCTGCTGCAGGTTATGCAGCAGCTTACAGGAATCAATGTCATCATCTATTATGCACCGCGCGTATTCGAGCTTGCAGGATATAGCGACACCACCATGCAAATGTGGGGGACGGTCATTGTAGGTGTTACTAACGTGCTTGCAACGTTTATAGCGGTAGGTTTTATCGATCGCTGGGGCAGAAAACCTATTCTTTATATCGGTTTCCTGGTAATGGCAGCGGGTCTGGGTATTCTTGGTTATCTCTTTGAATCCGGTCACACTGTAAGCGGTGCAATTATCCTGAGTGCGCTGGAGCAAAAGGTGGCAGTGCTGAGCCTTCTGGGCTTTATTGTTGGTTTTGCCATGTCGGCAGGACCTTTGGTATGGACGCTTTGCGCCGAAATCCAACCTATAAAAGGCCGTGATTTTGGTATCACTATCTCAACGATTACCAACTGGGTAGTTAACATGATGGTTGGTGCAACCTTCCTGACCTTACTTAATACGCTGGGCGGCGGTCAGACATTTATGCTTTATGCCGCAATGAATCTGTTCTTTATCATTCTGGTGGCGCTCTATGTCCCGGAAACAAAAGGCGAGTCGCTGGAAAATATTGAAAAACGGTTACTCGAGGGCGTTGCGCTAAGAAAGCTAGGACGTTAA